In Nicotiana tabacum cultivar K326 chromosome 11, ASM71507v2, whole genome shotgun sequence, a single window of DNA contains:
- the LOC142165941 gene encoding uncharacterized protein LOC142165941: protein MAGKELDASVIDPPREEEESEPGLKEELHKLKHQMAEMYRPEYRKERQQRKQIFTPLGESYTSLFQRLTQVGILTPIESLPNPPSKNLDYSVKCVYCSNAPRHDTEKCWHLKSAIQELIDTNQIEVQSPEAPNINQNPLPAHAETHMIEIVYKDGKAEKPSKSIIMIRASESNSVKTPVATNTTSSAIEGLTDKLSQLDVKPPMLVAKWSLDDVETNQGKLKVVMPGVARKEVEEEVNETLGLTHLGRCFAPEELRKAKTLKDSPTLVKKPITEEEAEEFLRKIKVQDYTIVEQLRKIPAQISFLSLLIHLDEHRRALMKILNEAHVPDKITVNNLEKIANKIFEANRITFSDDEPPLEGPVEFTMEFQVLDMAVSYNLLLGRPWIHIAKAVPSSLHQMVKFEWDRQEIIVHVSVEKVPEGEYIPGPKLASATVMVANEMLKNGFVPVKGLGASLQGIVQPVSIRKNLGTFGLGFKPTGDDVKKAKKLKRKAWSLHKPIPRLSRSFVKSGVVNRLVSAIPKPLVDFDEELIERFQSLFDGVNMVEIGKGSCKADV from the exons ATGGCTGGCAAAGAATTGGACGCGAGTGTTATTGACCCGCCGAGAGAGGAGGAGGAATCTGAGCCTGGTCTGAAAGAGGAGTTACATAAGCTGAAACAccaaatggccgaaatgtacag GCCAGAGTATAGAAAGGAAAGGCAGCAGCGAAAGCAAATTTTCACCCCGCTTGGAGAGTCTTATACCAGTCTGTTTCAGAGGTTAACGCAGGTGGGCATTCTAACGCCAATTGAGTCATTACCAAATCCCCCTTCGAAGAACCTGGATTATTCTGTCAAATGTGTGTATTGTTCTAATGCTCCGAggcatgacacagagaagtgttggcatttgaagagCGCCATCCAAGAGCTTATCGATACAAACCAGATTGAGGTCCAAAGCCCGgaagcacccaacatcaatcaaaatccattGCCAGCCCATGCCGAAAcacatatgattgagatagtgtaTAAGGATGGGAAGGCCGAGAAGCCTTCGAAGTCCATCATAATGATCCGTGCCAGTGAAAGTAATTCAGTCAAAACTCCAGTGGCCACAAATACAACATCTTCAGCAATTGAAGGGTTGACAGACAAGCTAAGCCAGCTCGATGTTAAGCCACCTATGTTAGTTGCGAAGTGGTCCCTAGATGATGTGGAAACAAATCAAGGAAAGCTGAAAGTGGTCATGCCGGGGGTAGCAA GgaaagaagtggaagaggaaGTTAATGAAACCCTAGGGTTAACTCATTTGGGGAGGTGTTTTGCCCCAGAGGAATTAAGAAAAGCTAAGACACTCAAAGATAGTCCAACTCTAGTGAAGAAACCAATCACCGAAGAggaggcagaagagtttttgagGAAAATAAAGGTGCAAGATTACACCATAGTGGAACAATTGAGAAAGATTCCCGCTCAGATTTCTTTTCTATCATTGTTGATACATTTAGACGAGCACCGCCGGGCCCTCATGAAGattctgaatgaagctcatgtcccTGACAAGATCACAGTGAACAATTTGGAGAAGAttgctaacaagatatttgaggcaAACAGGATCACCTTCTCGGATGATGAGCCACCTCTGGAGG gaccagttgaatttaccatggagttccaggtgctggaTATGGCCGTCTCTTACAATTTACTGTTGGGTAGGCCCTGGATACATattgccaaagcagtcccgtcttcTTTGCACCAGATGgtaaagttcgagtgggatagacaagaaatcaTTGTGCATG TGTCAGTTGAGAAGGTTCCGGAAGGGGAATATATTCCAGGTCCAAAGCTAGCttctgcgaccgtcatggtagcaaatgaaatgttaaagaatggttttgTGCCAGTCAAGGGTCTGGGCGCATCTTTGCAAGGTATCGTGCAGCCAGTGTCTATACGTAAAAATCtgggtacatttggtttggggttcaagcccacaggcGATGATGTGAAGAAGGCTAAAAAGTTGAAAAGGAAGGCATGGTCACTCCATAAGCCTATCCCACGCCTCTCCAGGTCTTTCGTCAAGTCAGGGGTCGTGAATCGTCTAGTGTCAGCAATACCAAAGCCAttagttgactttgatgaagAGTTGATTGAAAGGTTCCAGAGTCTATTTGATGgggtgaacatggtggaaattgggaaaGGTTCCTGCAAAGCAGACGTGTAG